Proteins found in one Meiothermus sp. Pnk-1 genomic segment:
- the accB gene encoding acetyl-CoA carboxylase biotin carboxyl carrier protein, whose translation MNAKELKAILQALMEHEVSEMSLETPDYKLNIKRGNSPAQVQYVPAPVATPQVTAPQPAVPAPQPAAAAAPATTPHPAVAGREAEDKKEEIKGVEVKAPIVGTFYRAPAPDAEPYVKEGDSVKKGQVLCIIEAMKLMNEIESEVSGVVRKILVNDAEPVEYGQTLFIIEPA comes from the coding sequence ATGAACGCTAAAGAACTCAAAGCGATTTTGCAGGCCCTGATGGAGCACGAGGTCTCGGAGATGAGCCTCGAGACCCCCGATTACAAACTCAACATCAAACGGGGCAACTCGCCCGCGCAGGTGCAGTACGTCCCTGCCCCGGTAGCTACCCCTCAGGTCACGGCTCCCCAGCCTGCCGTGCCTGCTCCGCAGCCTGCCGCAGCCGCTGCCCCCGCAACCACCCCCCATCCCGCCGTGGCGGGGCGGGAAGCCGAGGACAAGAAGGAAGAGATCAAAGGGGTAGAGGTCAAGGCCCCCATCGTGGGCACCTTTTACCGCGCACCTGCCCCTGACGCCGAACCCTACGTCAAGGAGGGAGACAGCGTGAAGAAGGGGCAGGTGCTGTGCATCATCGAGGCCATGAAGCTCATGAACGAGATCGAGTCCGAGGTCTCCGGGGTGGTGCGCAAGATCCTGGTCAACGACGCCGAGCCGGTGGAGTACGGCCAAACCCTCTTCATCATCGAGCCGGCTTGA
- a CDS encoding cupredoxin domain-containing protein: MQDNHKVIEAYERGWLIFGLAMILVFIGVIAYTVLNRGETISRGAGQIDVATVRTTSPFANPRVEQVGGEYVAYVQAFAFGYLPAEIKVKKGVKVTFYITSPDVQHGFYVEGTNINPQIIPGEVTKLEYVFKKAGTYRIVCNEYCGIGHAQMFGKIVVEE, from the coding sequence ATGCAGGACAACCACAAAGTGATCGAAGCTTACGAGCGCGGCTGGCTCATCTTCGGGCTGGCGATGATCCTGGTGTTTATCGGCGTCATCGCTTACACCGTGCTGAACCGGGGCGAGACCATCTCGCGGGGCGCTGGGCAGATTGATGTAGCCACAGTACGCACTACCAGCCCCTTCGCCAATCCCCGGGTCGAGCAGGTTGGCGGGGAGTATGTGGCGTATGTCCAGGCTTTCGCCTTCGGCTACCTCCCAGCGGAGATCAAGGTCAAGAAAGGGGTTAAGGTGACCTTCTACATCACCAGCCCTGACGTGCAGCACGGCTTTTACGTAGAGGGCACCAACATCAACCCGCAGATCATCCCGGGCGAGGTGACCAAGCTCGAGTACGTCTTTAAGAAAGCCGGCACCTACCGCATTGTCTGTAACGAGTACTGCGGCATCGGCCACGCCCAGATGTTCGGCAAGATCGTGGTGGAGGAGTGA
- the tkt gene encoding transketolase: MTGMATKDLSSLSINALRMLALDAVEQAKSGHPGMPMGMAPTAYVLWTEFLKHDPQDPRWPDRDRFVLSAGHGSMLLYGLLHLSGYDLPLEELRRFRQWGSKTPGHPEYGHTPGVETTTGPLGQGLSTAVGMAIAERKLAAEFGSEIVDHYTYVIASDGDLMEGVTGEASSLAGHLGLGKLIVFYDDNEVSIDGSTALAFSEDRLLRYEAYGWQVIRGVDGEDLAAIRAAIRAAQADPRPSIIAIRSIIGYGSPLAGNHKAHSDAMGPEKVAATRAALGWEYPPFVIPQEVYADYRRSLERGQQAHAQWQARFEALAQAQPERAAEFRRRLEGRLPDLTSALPHFAAGERLATRAASGKTLERLVPALPELVGGSADLTPSNNTRTPDMEDFSRSNPAGRYIRYGVREHAMAAAMNGITLHGGYRAYGGTFLVFSDYMRPAVRLAALMGVPTVFVFTHDSIALGEDGPTHQPIEHLMSLRAIPGLWVIRPADANETAVAWKMALERVEGPTALALTRQAVPVLEGVDQAGVERGGYVISDVDSPRACIVATGSEVSLALEAQALLWQEGIAVRVVSLPCWEAFEGQPQAYRDSVLPPSLPTLAVEAGASLGWERYADAVLGIDHFGASAPYPAVYHNLGFTKERVAERVKALLGV, translated from the coding sequence ATGACAGGCATGGCTACGAAAGACCTTTCCTCCCTCTCCATCAACGCCCTGCGCATGCTGGCCTTGGACGCGGTGGAGCAGGCTAAGAGCGGGCATCCGGGGATGCCGATGGGGATGGCCCCGACGGCGTACGTGCTGTGGACGGAATTTCTCAAGCATGATCCACAGGACCCGCGCTGGCCGGATCGGGACCGTTTTGTGCTGTCGGCGGGACATGGTTCGATGCTGCTGTATGGGCTGTTACACCTGAGCGGGTATGACCTGCCGCTGGAGGAACTGCGCCGCTTTCGGCAATGGGGGTCCAAGACCCCGGGGCACCCGGAGTACGGACATACCCCGGGGGTGGAGACCACCACCGGCCCCTTGGGGCAGGGGCTGAGCACGGCGGTGGGGATGGCCATTGCCGAGCGCAAACTGGCGGCGGAGTTCGGTTCGGAGATCGTGGACCACTATACCTACGTGATCGCCTCGGACGGGGACCTGATGGAGGGGGTTACGGGGGAGGCTTCCTCGCTGGCGGGACACCTGGGCCTGGGTAAGCTGATCGTGTTCTACGACGACAACGAGGTCTCCATCGACGGGAGCACCGCGCTGGCCTTCAGCGAGGACCGCCTGCTGCGCTACGAGGCCTACGGCTGGCAGGTGATCCGGGGGGTAGATGGGGAGGACCTGGCGGCGATCCGCGCGGCGATCCGCGCGGCGCAGGCCGACCCCCGCCCCTCCATCATCGCCATCCGGAGCATCATCGGCTACGGTTCGCCGCTGGCGGGAAACCACAAGGCCCACTCCGACGCGATGGGGCCCGAGAAGGTAGCGGCCACCCGGGCGGCGCTGGGCTGGGAGTACCCCCCCTTCGTGATCCCGCAGGAGGTGTACGCCGACTACCGGCGCTCTTTGGAGCGGGGCCAGCAAGCCCACGCCCAGTGGCAGGCCCGCTTCGAGGCCTTAGCGCAAGCTCAACCCGAGCGCGCGGCGGAGTTTCGGCGGCGGCTGGAGGGGAGACTCCCGGACCTCACCTCGGCGCTCCCCCACTTCGCGGCGGGGGAGCGGCTGGCCACCCGGGCCGCTTCGGGGAAGACCCTGGAACGGCTGGTGCCGGCGCTGCCCGAACTGGTAGGAGGCTCGGCGGACCTCACCCCCTCCAACAACACCCGCACCCCGGATATGGAGGACTTCAGCCGCTCCAATCCTGCCGGGCGGTATATCCGCTACGGGGTACGGGAGCACGCCATGGCGGCGGCGATGAACGGGATCACCCTGCACGGGGGGTACCGGGCGTATGGGGGGACGTTTTTGGTCTTCTCCGACTACATGCGCCCTGCCGTGCGGCTGGCGGCGCTCATGGGGGTGCCCACGGTGTTCGTCTTCACCCATGACTCCATCGCCCTGGGGGAGGACGGCCCCACCCACCAGCCCATCGAGCACCTGATGAGCCTGCGGGCCATTCCCGGCCTGTGGGTGATCCGCCCGGCGGACGCCAACGAGACCGCGGTGGCCTGGAAGATGGCCCTCGAGCGGGTGGAGGGACCTACCGCCCTGGCCCTGACCCGGCAGGCGGTGCCGGTGCTGGAAGGGGTGGACCAAGCCGGGGTGGAGCGGGGCGGCTACGTGATCTCCGACGTGGACAGCCCCCGGGCCTGCATCGTGGCCACCGGAAGCGAGGTGAGCTTGGCGCTGGAGGCCCAAGCCCTGCTCTGGCAGGAGGGGATTGCGGTGCGGGTGGTGAGCCTGCCCTGCTGGGAGGCGTTCGAGGGGCAACCGCAAGCCTACCGGGATTCCGTGCTGCCGCCCTCCCTGCCCACCCTGGCGGTGGAGGCCGGGGCCAGCCTGGGCTGGGAGCGCTACGCCGACGCGGTGCTGGGGATCGACCACTTCGGGGCCAGCGCTCCTTACCCCGCGGTCTACCACAACCTGGGCTTTACCAAGGAGCGCGTGGCCGAGAGGGTAAAAGCCCTGTTAGGGGTCTGA
- a CDS encoding CBS domain-containing protein, whose amino-acid sequence MRLVVAHENLDFDALGSLLLAKRLFPGAVGVLVGGLEGRLKEVVALHEDHLGLLPVSAVDLLQVREVIVVDTARADRIGPVGELVGKVPFQVYDHHPRTPQDLPAAGGVVEAVGSTVSLLVPLLVAQGLELSPLEATLAYAGVWEDTGGFSYPGTTAQDLQAAAQLLRWGGEPERVREWVRERYGPEARELLNQLLRQSRVEERHGFRLLIAAAKEEGYVPALAPLAHTLLDLYDSGGVLMELELGRETLLIARSRERLDVGGWLAEVGGGGHARAAFAKVAGPLEPAERLLLERLEAHLDTGPTLRERMSRPVAVLPEGLTVAQALEELRLRGFGGMPVVSAGDLPGTVRIHGIARRRDLERALHHGLAGAPVRGVLSRALILPPQTPLHEAEQALKGGAGRVLVGEPLGDDVYRLEGIFTRTDLYRALRPGPREDLAQRVWERLPRGVQEVLERLREAYPEGGIYAVGGTVRDALLGMSGPDLDLVLEPRGRPNLLEELARRLVGWFGGSFGLHLAFGTARAKLGFGLAVDLAEAREEYYPHPGALPQVRPSSIARDLERRDFTVNAMALRLAPSLEIVDLFDGLADLEARLLRPLHPLSFVEDPSRILRGVRLAARLGLRLAPEALAQLPSALEAKVLAQASKSRLRDELLLTLGEASATRALGLLAELGVAEPMFGMGASPEVREAFAALEPILQVTPDPEAAVAARLYLLLYFHPDPENFLARFNLPRRYAEGLRHLRFPPEDPDDIRKFVGLPEAFRALHPERALWLLAPRRMLMGRDLLEMGLPPGPKIGEVLRKVAEARSRGEVLSYEDELEFARKLVSDA is encoded by the coding sequence GTGCGGCTGGTGGTGGCTCACGAAAACCTGGACTTTGACGCCCTGGGCTCGCTGTTGCTGGCCAAGCGGCTGTTCCCCGGTGCGGTAGGGGTCTTGGTGGGGGGGCTCGAGGGTCGCCTCAAAGAGGTGGTAGCCCTCCACGAGGATCACCTGGGGTTGCTCCCGGTGTCCGCGGTAGACCTCCTCCAGGTGCGCGAGGTGATCGTGGTGGACACCGCCCGTGCGGATCGCATCGGGCCGGTAGGGGAGTTGGTGGGGAAGGTGCCTTTCCAGGTCTACGACCACCATCCCCGCACCCCCCAGGACCTCCCGGCGGCTGGGGGGGTGGTGGAGGCGGTGGGTTCGACGGTGAGCCTCCTGGTGCCTTTGCTGGTGGCGCAGGGCCTGGAGCTTTCCCCCCTCGAGGCCACCTTGGCCTACGCGGGTGTCTGGGAGGACACCGGGGGGTTCAGCTATCCCGGTACTACCGCCCAAGACCTCCAGGCTGCTGCCCAGCTGTTACGGTGGGGAGGCGAGCCTGAACGGGTACGGGAGTGGGTGCGCGAGCGCTACGGCCCCGAGGCCCGCGAACTCCTCAACCAGCTGCTGCGCCAAAGCCGGGTAGAAGAGCGGCACGGTTTTCGGCTTTTGATAGCGGCGGCCAAAGAGGAGGGCTACGTGCCCGCCCTGGCCCCCCTAGCCCATACCTTGCTCGACCTCTACGACAGCGGAGGGGTACTGATGGAGCTCGAGCTGGGCAGGGAAACCCTCCTCATCGCCCGCAGCCGCGAGCGGTTGGACGTGGGCGGTTGGCTGGCCGAGGTGGGGGGGGGAGGCCACGCCCGCGCGGCCTTTGCCAAGGTGGCGGGGCCGCTCGAGCCCGCCGAGCGGCTTTTGCTGGAGCGCCTCGAGGCCCACCTCGACACCGGTCCTACGCTGCGGGAGCGGATGAGCCGCCCGGTGGCAGTCTTGCCCGAAGGCCTCACCGTAGCCCAGGCGTTGGAAGAGTTGCGCCTGCGCGGGTTTGGCGGGATGCCGGTGGTCTCGGCGGGAGACCTTCCCGGCACGGTCCGCATCCACGGGATCGCCCGCCGCCGCGATCTGGAGCGGGCCCTGCACCACGGTTTGGCTGGGGCCCCCGTCCGGGGGGTTCTTTCCCGCGCGCTGATCCTGCCCCCGCAGACTCCCCTCCATGAGGCCGAGCAAGCCCTCAAGGGCGGGGCCGGGCGGGTGTTGGTGGGCGAGCCGCTCGGGGACGACGTGTACCGCCTCGAGGGCATCTTCACCCGCACCGACCTTTACCGCGCCCTCCGTCCGGGCCCCCGGGAGGACCTGGCCCAGCGGGTCTGGGAACGCCTGCCAAGAGGGGTACAAGAGGTCCTCGAGCGCCTGCGGGAGGCCTACCCCGAGGGAGGTATCTACGCGGTAGGCGGCACCGTGCGGGATGCTTTGTTGGGGATGAGTGGCCCGGACTTGGACTTGGTGCTCGAGCCCCGCGGCAGGCCCAACCTCCTGGAAGAGCTGGCCCGCCGCCTGGTGGGCTGGTTTGGGGGCAGTTTTGGGCTGCACCTGGCCTTTGGTACCGCCCGGGCCAAACTGGGGTTTGGCCTTGCGGTAGACCTGGCTGAAGCCCGCGAGGAGTACTACCCCCACCCCGGCGCTCTGCCCCAGGTGCGCCCTTCGAGCATCGCCCGTGACCTCGAGCGCCGTGACTTCACCGTCAACGCCATGGCCTTGCGGCTCGCCCCCAGCTTGGAGATCGTAGACCTCTTCGACGGCCTGGCCGACCTCGAGGCCCGCCTATTGCGCCCGTTGCATCCGCTTTCCTTCGTGGAGGATCCCAGCCGGATCCTGCGCGGGGTTCGCCTGGCTGCTCGGCTGGGCCTTCGCTTGGCCCCCGAAGCCCTCGCCCAGCTTCCCTCAGCCCTCGAGGCTAAAGTGCTCGCCCAGGCTTCCAAAAGCCGCCTGCGCGACGAACTCTTGCTGACCTTGGGCGAGGCCTCCGCCACCCGGGCCTTGGGCCTGCTGGCCGAACTGGGGGTGGCCGAGCCGATGTTCGGGATGGGCGCGAGCCCCGAGGTTCGAGAGGCTTTCGCGGCCCTCGAGCCCATCCTGCAAGTTACCCCCGACCCCGAGGCTGCGGTGGCGGCCCGGCTTTACCTCCTGCTCTACTTCCACCCTGACCCCGAGAATTTCCTGGCCCGCTTCAACCTGCCGCGCCGCTATGCTGAGGGGTTGCGCCACCTGCGCTTCCCTCCGGAAGACCCCGACGATATCCGCAAGTTCGTGGGCCTCCCCGAGGCTTTCCGGGCCTTGCACCCCGAGCGGGCCCTGTGGCTCCTCGCTCCCCGGCGGATGCTGATGGGCCGGGACTTGCTGGAGATGGGCCTGCCCCCCGGGCCGAAGATTGGGGAGGTGCTGCGCAAGGTGGCTGAGGCCCGTTCGCGCGGCGAGGTGTTGAGCTATGAAGACGAACTCGAGTTTGCCCGTAAACTGGTAAGCGATGCTTAA
- a CDS encoding site-2 protease family protein: MGLLSLLADPLAFLVAFAACAFGLVMHNVAQAWLANRYKDYGPARYGFLSLEPRVHLDVLGIIFLILLGFGFPRPVPFRLYGAKEAQVALMGPLAFFLMAFIYGLLAALLGGGATGSFAEGLSRAMGVMLLHAAIFLFPVPPLDGARVVYAVGSPQARRFMDQLASYGPLGFLVIFLVLNFAGVTSAVIYGLSGLLGTIYRAIGL, from the coding sequence ATCGGTCTCCTTTCCCTCCTCGCTGACCCGTTGGCTTTTTTAGTGGCCTTTGCGGCTTGCGCTTTTGGGTTGGTCATGCACAACGTGGCCCAGGCCTGGTTGGCGAACCGCTACAAAGACTATGGCCCAGCCCGTTATGGCTTTCTCTCGCTCGAGCCCAGGGTGCATCTGGATGTGCTAGGGATCATCTTCCTGATCCTGCTGGGCTTTGGTTTTCCTCGCCCTGTACCTTTCCGGCTTTACGGAGCCAAGGAGGCCCAGGTGGCTCTGATGGGACCGCTGGCGTTCTTCTTGATGGCCTTCATCTATGGCTTGCTGGCGGCCTTGCTCGGCGGGGGGGCCACCGGCTCTTTTGCCGAGGGGCTGAGCCGGGCGATGGGGGTAATGCTCCTGCACGCGGCGATCTTTCTCTTCCCGGTGCCTCCGCTGGATGGGGCGCGGGTGGTCTATGCGGTGGGGAGCCCCCAGGCGCGGCGGTTCATGGATCAGCTCGCGAGCTACGGCCCTTTGGGCTTTTTGGTGATCTTTTTGGTGCTCAACTTCGCCGGGGTCACCTCGGCGGTCATCTACGGCCTCTCGGGGCTTTTGGGGACGATCTACCGGGCCATCGGGCTTTAG
- a CDS encoding quinate 5-dehydrogenase: MPKHVVSVSIGSSKRNARAELHLESLNETFILERIGTDGSWERAIELVRSLDGRVDAFGLGGADLYVWAGRRRYTFRDSLRLARAAQKTPMLDGSGLKHTLERKAIQDLEPLIGWKGKRVLVPSAIDRFGLAEALSEAGAQVLYGDFIYALGLDIPLRTLAALRAWAYILLPIITQLPFKWLYPTGEKQEQQVLDWRQKYFRWADVIAGDWHFMRRYMPQDMRGKIILTNTTTQDDLTFMRARGIKTLITTTPRLEGRSFGTNVMEAFFVAAAGKYPLSEQEYLEYIEKLGLRPQLTEL; the protein is encoded by the coding sequence ATGCCCAAACACGTGGTCAGCGTTTCTATCGGTTCATCGAAGCGCAACGCCCGAGCCGAACTCCACCTCGAGAGCCTGAACGAGACCTTCATCCTCGAGCGCATCGGCACCGACGGCTCCTGGGAGCGGGCCATCGAACTGGTCCGTTCCCTGGACGGTAGGGTGGACGCCTTCGGGCTGGGCGGGGCCGACCTCTACGTGTGGGCGGGGAGGCGCCGCTACACCTTCCGGGATTCCTTGCGCTTGGCCCGCGCTGCCCAGAAGACCCCCATGCTCGATGGCTCGGGGCTCAAACATACCCTCGAGCGCAAGGCGATCCAAGACCTCGAGCCCCTGATCGGCTGGAAGGGCAAGAGGGTGCTGGTCCCGAGCGCTATAGATCGCTTCGGCTTGGCCGAAGCCCTCAGCGAAGCCGGGGCCCAGGTGCTCTACGGAGATTTCATCTACGCCCTGGGCCTCGACATCCCGCTGCGCACCCTCGCGGCCCTGCGGGCCTGGGCCTATATCCTCTTGCCCATCATCACCCAGCTTCCCTTCAAGTGGCTTTACCCGACCGGCGAGAAGCAGGAACAACAGGTGCTCGACTGGCGGCAGAAGTACTTCCGCTGGGCTGATGTGATCGCTGGCGACTGGCACTTCATGCGCCGCTACATGCCCCAAGACATGCGGGGCAAGATCATCCTGACCAACACCACCACCCAGGATGACCTCACGTTTATGCGCGCCCGGGGGATCAAAACCCTCATCACCACCACCCCCCGGCTGGAGGGGCGCAGCTTCGGCACCAACGTGATGGAAGCGTTCTTCGTGGCGGCGGCGGGCAAGTACCCCCTGAGCGAGCAGGAGTACCTCGAGTACATCGAAAAGCTCGGGCTGCGTCCGCAGCTGACCGAGCTGTGA
- a CDS encoding site-2 protease family protein, producing MLQLLGQDPALFFLILLILSSSLVLHELGHAVAALWMGDRTAQAQGRITLNPFQHLDPIGTIMLLVAGVGWARPVPIHPPNFRSYRLGLFVVSIAGIVVNVLLALGFALLVRFLLDLDPAGVRAAFAGGQRDFFGLLALAAYFSFAINLALAVFNLLPVPPLDGSKILQSVLPAALQRYFWQLEANPTYAVVVLVLFLTVLRGPIGRVIGAAQEIFLNLILNLGR from the coding sequence CTGTTACAGCTTTTGGGCCAGGATCCGGCCCTCTTTTTCCTGATCCTCCTGATCCTAAGCTCATCGCTGGTGCTCCACGAGCTAGGGCACGCGGTCGCGGCCCTATGGATGGGGGATCGTACCGCCCAAGCACAAGGCCGCATCACCCTCAACCCCTTCCAGCACCTCGACCCTATCGGGACGATCATGCTCCTGGTGGCCGGGGTGGGCTGGGCCCGACCGGTACCCATCCACCCGCCGAACTTTCGCAGCTACCGGTTGGGGCTTTTCGTGGTGAGCATCGCAGGGATCGTCGTCAACGTACTGCTGGCGCTGGGCTTTGCCCTTTTGGTGCGCTTTCTCTTGGACCTCGACCCAGCCGGGGTGCGGGCGGCGTTTGCCGGCGGGCAGCGGGACTTCTTTGGGCTGCTGGCGTTAGCGGCTTATTTCTCCTTCGCCATCAACCTGGCCCTGGCGGTGTTCAACCTGCTGCCGGTGCCGCCCTTGGACGGCTCCAAGATCTTGCAGAGCGTTCTACCTGCCGCTTTGCAGCGATATTTCTGGCAGCTCGAGGCCAACCCCACCTACGCCGTGGTGGTCCTGGTGTTGTTTCTGACAGTTCTGCGGGGGCCGATCGGTCGTGTTATCGGCGCGGCGCAGGAGATCTTCTTGAATTTGATCCTCAATCTAGGCCGGTAG
- the accC gene encoding acetyl-CoA carboxylase biotin carboxylase subunit, with amino-acid sequence MFKKVLIANRGEIALRIIRAAKELGVKTVVAHSEADTQSLPVLLADEAICIGPAPSAQSYLNIPNLLSAAIISGADAIHPGYGFLAENAQFAEMCKDYGIVFIGPTPENMRALGDKATGRRVAREAGVPTTPGTDELEDVETAKKAAAEIGYPVILKATAGGGGRGMRLVSDESELERAVQQAQEEARAAFGNPTVYLEKYIQEPKHIEIQVLGDGENVVHLWERDCSIQRRHQKLLEEAPSVLPFEVRQSIAEAAVRLAKHIGYVSAGTLEFLVDREGNFYFMEMNTRIQVEHPVTEMITGIDLVRWQFLIAAGEKLTLRQEEIPLVGHAIEVRINAEDPAHNFRPSIGKIETLHFPGGPGVRVDSHLYAGYSIPPNYDSLIAKIIVHAPDREQAIARLRRALSETVIEGPGLKTTIPFHQKVLENAFFKRGAVYTNFITERMGEV; translated from the coding sequence ATGTTCAAAAAAGTCCTGATCGCCAACCGTGGGGAGATCGCCCTGCGGATCATTCGGGCGGCCAAGGAGCTGGGGGTAAAAACGGTGGTGGCCCACTCGGAAGCCGACACCCAGTCCCTACCGGTGCTTCTGGCCGATGAGGCCATCTGCATCGGCCCGGCTCCCTCAGCCCAGTCGTACCTCAACATCCCTAACCTGCTCTCGGCGGCCATCATCAGCGGGGCTGACGCCATCCATCCCGGCTACGGCTTTCTGGCCGAGAACGCCCAGTTCGCCGAGATGTGCAAAGATTACGGCATCGTCTTTATCGGCCCCACCCCAGAAAACATGCGGGCTTTGGGCGATAAGGCCACCGGGCGCCGGGTGGCCCGGGAGGCTGGCGTACCCACCACCCCCGGCACCGACGAACTGGAGGACGTGGAAACCGCCAAGAAAGCCGCCGCCGAGATCGGCTACCCGGTGATCCTCAAGGCCACCGCCGGGGGCGGGGGGCGGGGAATGCGGTTGGTGAGCGATGAAAGCGAGCTCGAGCGGGCCGTGCAGCAAGCCCAAGAGGAAGCCCGTGCGGCGTTTGGCAACCCTACCGTCTACCTGGAGAAATACATCCAAGAGCCCAAGCACATCGAGATCCAGGTGCTGGGCGATGGCGAGAACGTAGTTCACCTGTGGGAGCGCGACTGCTCGATTCAGCGTCGCCACCAAAAGCTTTTGGAAGAGGCCCCCTCGGTCCTGCCCTTTGAAGTGCGCCAAAGCATCGCCGAGGCAGCGGTGCGCTTGGCCAAGCACATCGGCTACGTCTCGGCGGGGACCCTCGAGTTTTTGGTGGACCGCGAGGGCAACTTCTACTTCATGGAGATGAACACCCGCATCCAGGTCGAGCACCCGGTGACCGAGATGATCACCGGCATAGACTTGGTGCGCTGGCAGTTCCTCATCGCGGCGGGGGAGAAGCTCACCCTGAGGCAAGAGGAAATCCCCCTGGTGGGCCACGCCATCGAGGTGCGGATCAACGCCGAAGACCCCGCCCATAACTTCCGCCCCTCCATCGGCAAGATCGAAACCCTGCACTTCCCTGGAGGCCCCGGCGTGCGGGTGGACTCGCACCTCTATGCCGGCTACTCCATCCCCCCCAACTACGACTCCCTCATCGCCAAGATCATCGTCCATGCCCCCGACCGCGAACAGGCCATCGCCCGCCTGCGCCGGGCCCTGAGCGAAACCGTCATCGAGGGGCCGGGCCTCAAGACCACCATTCCCTTCCACCAGAAGGTGCTGGAAAACGCCTTCTTCAAGCGGGGGGCGGTCTACACCAACTTCATCACCGAGCGCATGGGCGAAGTATGA
- the efp gene encoding elongation factor P, with amino-acid sequence MISVTDLRSGTKVQMDGGLWQCVEYQHQKIGRGGAKVVAKFRNLETGVTVEKSFNSGEKLQDIYVETKDLQYLYSEGDELVLMDLETYEQFHVPRSITEAAKFLKEGMTVVGEMYQGRPLSITPPFTVELKIIDTPPGVRGDTVSGGTKPATLETGAVVQVPLFVNPGETIKVDTRTGEYISRA; translated from the coding sequence ATGATCAGCGTGACCGATTTGCGTTCGGGAACCAAGGTGCAAATGGACGGCGGCTTGTGGCAGTGCGTAGAGTACCAGCACCAGAAGATCGGGCGCGGCGGGGCTAAGGTGGTGGCCAAGTTCCGCAACCTCGAGACCGGCGTGACCGTGGAGAAAAGCTTCAACTCCGGTGAGAAGCTGCAGGATATCTACGTCGAGACCAAAGACCTGCAGTACCTCTACTCCGAGGGGGACGAGCTGGTGCTGATGGACCTCGAGACCTACGAGCAGTTTCATGTTCCACGCAGCATCACCGAGGCCGCCAAGTTCCTCAAAGAAGGCATGACCGTGGTGGGGGAGATGTACCAAGGCCGCCCGCTCTCCATCACCCCGCCCTTTACCGTGGAACTCAAAATTATCGACACCCCCCCGGGCGTGCGCGGCGATACCGTCTCGGGTGGCACCAAGCCCGCCACGCTCGAGACCGGTGCGGTGGTCCAGGTACCTCTGTTCGTCAACCCTGGTGAGACCATCAAAGTAGACACCCGGACCGGGGAGTACATCAGCCGGGCCTGA
- a CDS encoding NUDIX hydrolase — protein MRGNPWKTLDSRLVYENRWISLSEHRVINPGGNPGIYGVVHFKNRAIGVIPLDEEGCTYLVGQYRYPLHLYSWEIPEGGGPLEEDPLEAAKRELREETGLEADRWEHILTLHLSNSVTDEVGMVYLAQGLRQGEPQPEDTEALQVQRLSFDEVYRRVLAGEITDSLTVAAVLRLKLRLLGQ, from the coding sequence ATGAGGGGAAATCCCTGGAAAACCCTGGACTCCCGGCTCGTTTACGAGAACCGCTGGATCTCCCTCAGCGAGCACAGGGTCATCAACCCCGGTGGGAACCCCGGCATCTACGGGGTGGTCCACTTCAAGAACCGGGCCATCGGGGTGATTCCCTTGGACGAGGAGGGGTGCACTTACTTGGTGGGTCAATACCGCTACCCGCTGCACCTTTACTCCTGGGAGATCCCCGAGGGGGGTGGGCCGCTCGAGGAGGACCCCCTAGAGGCCGCTAAGCGCGAGCTGCGCGAGGAGACCGGCCTCGAGGCCGACCGCTGGGAACACATCCTCACCCTGCACCTTTCCAACTCGGTCACCGACGAGGTGGGGATGGTCTACTTGGCCCAAGGTCTGCGTCAGGGCGAGCCTCAACCCGAGGATACCGAAGCCCTTCAGGTACAAAGGCTATCTTTCGACGAGGTGTACCGCCGGGTCTTGGCCGGGGAGATTACCGATTCGCTCACCGTTGCAGCGGTGCTGCGGCTCAAGCTGAGGTTGTTGGGGCAGTGA
- a CDS encoding cytochrome c oxidase subunit 2A, translated as MEEKRPIGAIGVVAILTIFILTFWFVTFGVFLSRG; from the coding sequence ATGGAGGAAAAACGACCCATCGGCGCCATCGGGGTAGTGGCGATCTTGACCATCTTCATCCTGACATTCTGGTTTGTCACCTTTGGCGTCTTCCTATCGCGGGGGTAA